A genomic stretch from Juglans microcarpa x Juglans regia isolate MS1-56 chromosome 3S, Jm3101_v1.0, whole genome shotgun sequence includes:
- the LOC121258484 gene encoding probable WRKY transcription factor 4: MAQNEHSAPPASAAVPSVLEPSKSTVPSSSLSSLPTITLPPRSSFDTIFNGGGGGPGLAGLDFSPGPMTLVSSFFSDTDDCRSFSQLLAGAMAPPADIPSRRLPSVPAPEESNSRARDDDFRFGQNRPPGLAISQPPIFTVPPGTSSAGLLDSPGLFSPGQGPFGTTQQQALAQVASQIAQIHSHLRIQSDYSSSLSTATTASLSTQLPPFTTDTTAQQQAPPSIPDSDVAVNESSDVSQPCSFVVDKVAEDGYNWRKYGQKQVKGSEFPRSYYKCTHPNCPVKKKVERSLDGQITEIIYKGQHNHQPPQNNKRGKDTGNSMAPYSMSKKDHESSQATPEHLFGTSDSEEVGDAETGVDEKDEDEPDPKRRSTEFKVSEPAISHRTLAEPRIVVQTTSEVDLLDDGYRWRKYGQKVVKGNPYPRSYYKCTTPGCNVRKHVERASTDPKAVITTYEGKHNHDVPIAKTSSHNTVKNIASQQKPNNAVAEKHALTSMMNLGNNNQQSVACLRLKEEQIA; encoded by the exons ATGGCTCAGAACGAACACTCGGCGCCGCCGGCTTCTGCAGCAGTGCCTTCGGTATTGGAACCTTCCAAATCGACggttccttcttcttctctttcttctctccctACCATCACTCTCCCACCGCGTTCCTCCTTTGATACGATCTTCAACGGTGGCGGTGGTGGGCCGGGGCTTGCTGGGCTCGACTTCAGCCCAGGACCGATGACCCTTGTCTCCAGTTTCTTCTCCGACACCGACGACTGCAGGTCCTTCTCTCAGCTCCTCGCCGGTGCCATGGCACCTCCTGCGGATATTCCCTCCCGCCGCCTCCCCAGCGTCCCCGCGCCGGAGGAATCAAATTCCCGCGCGCGAGATGACGATTTTAGGTTCGGCCAGAATCGACCTCCGGGTTTGGCGATTTCTCAGCCGCCGATTTTTACCGTTCCTCCGGGGACGAGCTCCGCCGGCTTGCTAGATTCGCCGGGGCTGTTCTCTCCGGGTCAG GGACCCTTTGGAACGACACAACAGCAGGCTTTGGCACAGGTCGCATCTCAGATTGCACAAATCCATTCCCATTTGCGTATCCAATCTGATTATTCATCTTCATTATCAACTGCAACTACTGCATCATTATCAACACAGCTACCACCCTTTACTACTGATACAACTGCGCAACAGCAGGCGCCACCTTCAATACCTGACTCTGATGTTGCAGTGAATGAATCTTCTGATGTCTCCCAACCTTGTTCATTTGTTGTTGATAAGGTTGCTGAGGATGGCTACAACTGGCGGAAATATGGGCAGAAGCAGGTGAAAGGTAGTGAATTTCCTCGAAGCTATTACAAATGCACCCATCCAAATTGCCCTGTCAAGAAAAAGGTTGAGCGCTCTCTTGATGGCCAAATCACCGAGATCATTTACAAGGGCCAGCACAACCATCAACCGCCCCAAAACAATAAGCGAGGAAAGGACACTGGAAATTCTATGGCTCCTTATTCAATGTCTAAGAAAGATCACGAATCTAGCCAAGCTACACCTGAACACTTGTTTGGGACAAGTGACAGCGAGGAAGTGGGCGATGCTGAAACTGGAGTAGAtgaaaaagatgaagatgaacCTGACCCAAAGAGACG AAGTACAGAGTTCAAGGTTTCAGAGCCAGCCATTTCACACAGGACTCTTGCAGAGCCTAGAATCGTGGTGCAGACAACTAGTGAAGTGGATCTTTTGGATGACGGATATAGATGGAGAAAATATGGACAGAAGGTTGTAAAAGGCAACCCTTATCCAAG GAGCTATTATAAATGCACAACCCCAGGATGCAATGTCCGTAAGCACGTCGAGAGGGCTTCAACAGATCCTAAAGCTGTTATTACAACATATGAGGGAAAACATAATCATGACGTACCAATTGCTAAAACTAGCAGCCATAACACAGTGAAAAACATAGCATCACAGCAAAAACCAAACAATGCAGTAGCTGAGAAGCATGCCTTAACAA